In Mytilus edulis chromosome 7, xbMytEdul2.2, whole genome shotgun sequence, a single genomic region encodes these proteins:
- the LOC139481444 gene encoding cytochrome P450 10-like — translation MTTTCCRRYIGSQLYKYASCRFKATMAAILTSECETEHVKSFEDIPGPPSPPFLGALVNHFPFGAFHGKTPPQIYEMCRQKYGDIYKERIFHFSFVHLFDPDDFETVFRADGKYPIREAFMTLTHYNKKYNGNVQGIITSQNETWQKLRSTFQQKMLRPKAVAAYFDEQSKVADELVEKISRTKCVNGIIEDLRSDLTKFATEGIGLVCFNKRFDLLLSKEENAEARQFLYSVRVIMETTHNEFRRLPFYKLFETPSYKEFVKAKIFVKEMANKYSKQALKEMEKRSTDGTEVNGENGDLIPYLMSKSSLTEEEVFKVISEFILVGVDTTSHHIAYMLYLLGTHPEVQEKLYEEMSRHIDNTLSIDNLQRMTYLKAVDKEVHRMLPVAGGTIRRLTQDINLRGYHIPAGTTIAVHWEQSMLDEVNFKDALSFKPERWLRENADRKEIHPFAAIPFGVGQRSCIGRRFAEQETFLAVVKILQSYEIEYVGEDLKLDYGVNVAPATKMRFQFTPRNPKD, via the exons ATGACAACAACTTGCTGTCGAAGATACATTGGTTCACAGTTATATAAATATGCTAGTTGTCGATTTAAGGCCacgatggcagccattttgacatcTGAATGTGAAACTGAACATGTAAAGTCGTTTGAAGATATTCCAGGTCCGCCATCGCCGCCGTTTTTAGGAGCACTTGTGAATCATTTTCCTTTTG GTGCATTTCACGGGAAAACTCCCCCACAAATTTATGAAATGTGCCGGCAGAAATATGGAGACATATATAAAGAACGCATTTTTCACTTCTCATTCGTTCATCTATTTGATCCTGATGATTTTGAAACTGTTTTTCGAGCTGACGGGAAATATCCAATCAGAGAAGCATTTATGACCTTGACCCATTACAACAAAAAGTATAACGGAAATGTTCAAGGCATTATAACCAG TCAAAATGAAACATGGCAAAAGCTTCGAAGtacttttcaacaaaaaatgcTACGACCAAAGGCAGTTGCTGCTTATTTTGATGAACAGTCAAAGGTTGCAGACGAACTTGTAGAAAAAATCTCACGAACCAAATGTGTAAATGGCATTATAGAAGATTTGCGGAGTGATCTCACAAAATTTGCAACTGAAG GTATTGGTTTGGTGTGCTTTAATAAAAGATTTGATCTGTTATTGAGTAAAGAGGAAAATGCTGAAGCACGACAGTTCCTATATTCTGTACGTGTAATTATGGAAACAACACACAATGAGTTTAGAAGACTTCCATTTTACAAACTATTCGAGACACCCTCATACAAAGAATTTGTGAAAgcaaagatttttgtaaaaga AATGGCAAATAAATACTCTAAACAAGCTTTAAAAGAAATGGAAAAACGGTCAACAGATGGTACAGAAGTAAATGGCGAGAATGGCGATCTCATTCCTTATTTAATGAGCAAGTCATCATTAACAGAAGAGGAAGTTTTCAAAGTCATCAGTGAATTCATATTAGTAGGAGTCGATACA ACAAGTCACCACATAGCctatatgttatatttattgGGAACTCATCCTGAGGTCCAGGAAAAGCTGTACGAAGAAATGTCAAGACACATTGACAATACATTGTCTATCGACAATTTACAGCGAATGACATACTTAAAAGCAGTAGACAAAGAAGTTCACag AATGCTGCCAGTTGCTGGTGGAACTATCAGAAGACTGACACAGGATATTAATCTACGGGGCTATCATATACCTGCTGGG ACAACTATTGCAGTTCACTGGGAACAGTCGATGCTAGATGAGGTCAACTTTAAAGATGCTCTTTCCTTTAAGCCAGAACGATGGTTGCGAGAAAACGCTGATAGAAAGGAAATTCATCCATTTGCTGCAATACCATTTGGAGTAGGCCAAAGATCTTGCATTGGCCGACGGTTTGCTGAACAAGAGACATTTCTTGCAGTTGTTAAG atACTTCAAAGTTATGAAATAGAGTATGTTGGAGAAGATCTGAAATTAGACTATGGCGTCAATGTTGCTCCTGCTACCAAAATGAGATTTCAGTTTACACCACGAAATCCAAAAGACTGA